One Capsicum annuum cultivar UCD-10X-F1 chromosome 2, UCD10Xv1.1, whole genome shotgun sequence genomic window carries:
- the LOC107857565 gene encoding plant intracellular Ras-group-related LRR protein 4, producing the protein MGSPAMSIDEVVEDIMRLNKSLPIRPGIDEVEAAKSLIMNVDKEEKMKLETIGRQNKRKDVPGELFKILQEMQRNSTEFQSKEQKRGALKLLDLENVHYLFDELIQRASKCLSANTSSASSRNSSSLSLANSSSFSGSSFNSPATTSTTTSFYSEKEPVKVSELVTRDDSYLKKATTSFQMDGISVGVRSGNASSAPQIVDSTLKSTTGEDGEKMSLIKLASLIEVSAKKGTKELILQRKLSEQLEWIPDSLGKLSNLMTLDLSDNRIAVLPTTIGGLSSLQKLDLHGNKIVELPDSVGDLLNLVYLDLSGNSPKTLPLTLARLTHLEELDLSSNMLSVLPETVGSLVSLRKLTVETNDLEELPHTIGQCTSLKELRADYNRLKALPEAVGRIGSLEILSVRYNNIRQLPTTMASLTSLKELNVSFNELESVPESLCFATTLVKLNISNNFADLQSLPRSIGNLEMLEELDMSNNQIRIIPDSFRMLSRLRVLKTEGNPLEVPPGNVVEMGAQAVVQHMADLVEKRDVKPQPVKQKKSWAQICCFSRSNKRKRNGIDYIQA; encoded by the exons ATGGGATCCCCTGCAATGTCTATTGATGAGGTTGTGGAAGATATCATGAGACTCAACAAATCTCTACCAATAAGGCCAGGAATTGATGAAGTTGAAGCAGCAAAAAGTTTAATTATGAATGTCGACAAGGAGGAAAAAATGAAGCTAGAGACAATAGGGCGGCAAAACAAACGAAAAGATGTTCCAGGAGAGCTATTCAAAATATTGCAAGAGATGCAGAGGAATTCAACTGAATTTCAAAGTAAAGAACAGAAGAGAGGGGCATTGAAACTGTTAGATCTCGAAAATGTTCATTATCTGTTCGATGAATTGATTCAAAGAGCTTCAAAATGCTTGTCCGCCAATACATCTTCAGCTTCTTCAAGGAATTCGAGTAGTTTGTCTTTGGCAAATTCATCTTCCTTCTCTGGTAGCAGTTTCAATTCTCCGGCAACTACATCGACCACTACGAGCTTTTATAGTGAGAAGGAACCTGTTAAAGTGTCTGAACTGGTTACAAGAGACGATAGTTACTTGAAGAAGGCGACAACCTCGTTTCAAATGGATGGCATCAGTGTTGGGGTTCGATCGGGGAACGCTTCTTCTGCGCCCCAGATTGTCGATTCCACTTTGAAGTCTACTACTG GTGAAGATGGTGAAAAAATGAGCTTGATAAAGCTTGCTAGTTTGATAGAAGTATCAGCCAAAAAAGGAACCAAGGAGCTAATTCTTCAAAGGAAATTGTCAGAACAATTAGAATGGATTCCAGATTCTCTTGGGAAGCTATCAAATTTAATGACTTTGGATTTGTCTGATAATCGAATTGCTGTGCTGCCAACTACCATCGGGGGCCTTTCATCATTGCAAAAGCTAGATTTACAtggaaataaaattgttgaaCTTCCCGATTCAGTAGGAGATCTGCTTAACTTGGTCTATCTTGATCTAAGTGGAAATAGTCCGAAGACATTGCCTTTGACTTTAGCGCGGTTAACTCACCTTGAGGAACTCGATCTTAGCTCTAACATGCTATCTGTGCTCCCCGAGACAGTGGGTTCCCTTGTCAGTCTCAGAAAACTGACCGTCGAGACTAATGACCTTGAGGAACTTCCTCACACTATTGGTCAATGTACTTCACTCAAAGAGCTTCGTGCTGACTATAACCGTCTTAAAGCTCTTCCTGAAGCTGTGGGACGAATAGGTTCTTTGGAGATTCTATCCGTGCGGTACAATAACATCAGGCAATTGCCTACAACTATGGCATCCTTAACAAGTTTGAAAGAGCTCAATGTTAGTTTCAATGAGCTTGAATCAGTGCCTGAGAGTTTGTGCTTTGCCACCACACTCGTAAAGCTGAACATTAGCAACAATTTTGCGGACCTGCAATCACTCCCTAGGTCCATAGGAAACCTTGAGATGCTTGAGGAGCTGGATATGAGTAACAACCAGATACGAATTATTCCAGATTCATTTAGGATGCTTTCGCGTTTGCGTGTACTAAAGACAGAAGGAAATCCTCTTGAAGTGCCACCAGGAAATGTTGTTGAGATGGGAGCGCAG GCTGTTGTGCAGCATATGGCTGATCTTGTTGAGAAGAGGGATGTGAAGCCACAGCCAGTTAAGCAGAAGAAATCATGGGCTCAGATATGCtgcttttcaagatcaaacaaaCGTAAGCGCAATGGTATAGACTATATCCAAGCATGA